A single Marinitoga aeolica DNA region contains:
- a CDS encoding LacI family DNA-binding transcriptional regulator has protein sequence MKIKDIANLAEVSVATVSRVINNPEKVKEETRKKVLEIIEKYGYEPDYSAKSLRKRSSNLFGILMLRTKMPENDSYTTPFLNGILEYFFHNELKLIVDSHSEKQCVNQYKKLIKSNLVSGFFITDLEDNDERIEFLNSINFPFVVIGRNNKNNFYYVDPDNELGGYLGIKHLSEIGCKNILYISGNLGPAVTYQRLNGVLNAKKDFDINIDIVYGDFSRKSGYEISKKLNILNYDGIFCSSDLMAYGVYDYMNEKKFYLPLLGFDDLPSSKILKISSINQNIYKVGYNAAKMLHYLSSGKEVKNVIIPVDISIRESTLKFKK, from the coding sequence GTGAAAATAAAAGATATTGCAAATTTAGCAGAAGTTTCAGTAGCTACAGTTTCAAGGGTAATTAATAATCCAGAAAAAGTTAAAGAAGAAACAAGAAAAAAGGTTTTAGAAATTATTGAAAAATACGGATATGAACCAGATTACAGTGCAAAATCATTAAGAAAACGTTCTTCCAATCTATTTGGTATCTTAATGTTGAGAACAAAAATGCCAGAAAATGATTCTTATACAACACCTTTTTTAAATGGAATTTTAGAATATTTTTTTCATAACGAATTAAAACTTATTGTAGATTCTCATTCTGAAAAACAATGTGTAAACCAGTATAAAAAATTAATTAAAAGCAATCTGGTAAGTGGATTTTTCATAACAGATTTAGAAGATAACGACGAAAGGATAGAATTTTTAAATTCTATTAATTTTCCTTTTGTTGTAATAGGAAGAAATAATAAAAATAATTTTTATTACGTAGATCCTGATAATGAATTAGGTGGATACTTAGGAATTAAACATTTAAGTGAAATAGGATGTAAGAATATTTTATATATAAGTGGGAATTTGGGTCCTGCAGTGACATATCAACGTTTAAATGGTGTTTTAAATGCAAAGAAAGATTTTGATATTAATATTGATATTGTTTATGGGGATTTTAGCAGAAAATCTGGCTATGAAATAAGTAAAAAATTAAATATTCTAAATTATGATGGGATATTTTGTAGTTCTGATTTAATGGCTTACGGTGTATATGATTATATGAACGAGAAAAAGTTTTATTTACCATTGCTAGGATTTGATGATTTACCTTCATCTAAAATATTAAAAATCTCCTCAATAAACCAAAATATTTATAAAGTTGGTTATAACGCTGCAAAAATGTTGCATTATTTATCTTCTGGTAAAGAAGTAAAAAATGTAATAATACCGGTTGATATTTCCATAAGGGAAAGTACGTTGAAATTTAAAAAATGA
- the tgt gene encoding tRNA guanosine(34) transglycosylase Tgt, translated as MKKIIITGGYLMFEDKPLKYELLHKDKNSNARRGRIYTPRGIIETPVFMPVGTNGTVKTLKNSDLKDIEAEIILGNAFHLFLRPGLDVLRNVGGLHNFMNWDRPILTDSGGFQVFSLRDRKISDEGVLFRSPLDGSKIMMTPELSMEIQMTIGSNIAMAFDECVEAGAERKYVEESVDRTYEWAKRSFTAHTKKDQALFGIVQGGFHEDLRDKSLKQITSIDFDGFALGGLSVGEHYSETERILKHSGPKLPEDKPRYIMGIGTPLIILMSVENGMDMFDCVLPTRMGRHGTAMTWEGKVNLKAGKWKYSTDPIDNKCDCYACQNHTRGYIHHLIRKDEILGKILLSIHNLRFLINFVKEVRKAIEEDRFIQFKEEFLSNPNNIY; from the coding sequence ATGAAAAAAATCATAATTACAGGAGGATATTTAATGTTTGAAGACAAACCATTAAAATATGAATTATTACACAAAGATAAAAATTCAAACGCAAGAAGAGGTAGAATATATACTCCAAGAGGAATTATAGAAACTCCAGTTTTTATGCCTGTTGGTACCAATGGCACAGTAAAAACTTTAAAAAATTCTGATTTAAAGGATATTGAAGCTGAAATAATTCTTGGCAATGCTTTTCATTTATTTTTAAGGCCTGGTTTAGATGTTTTGAGAAATGTTGGGGGACTCCATAATTTTATGAATTGGGATAGACCTATATTAACAGATAGTGGGGGATTCCAGGTATTTTCATTAAGAGATAGAAAAATATCCGATGAAGGCGTATTATTCAGATCTCCACTTGATGGTTCAAAGATAATGATGACACCGGAACTTTCAATGGAAATACAAATGACTATAGGTTCTAATATTGCTATGGCTTTTGACGAATGTGTTGAAGCTGGTGCTGAAAGAAAATATGTTGAAGAATCTGTTGATAGAACATATGAATGGGCAAAAAGATCATTTACTGCACATACAAAAAAAGATCAGGCATTATTTGGTATAGTTCAAGGTGGTTTCCATGAAGATTTAAGAGATAAAAGTTTAAAACAAATTACCTCTATTGATTTTGATGGATTTGCATTGGGAGGATTATCTGTTGGAGAACATTATTCTGAAACTGAAAGAATATTAAAACATTCAGGACCAAAACTTCCTGAAGATAAACCCAGATACATTATGGGAATTGGAACTCCATTGATTATATTGATGTCTGTAGAAAATGGTATGGACATGTTTGATTGCGTTTTACCAACAAGAATGGGAAGACATGGAACAGCTATGACATGGGAAGGAAAAGTTAATCTAAAAGCAGGAAAGTGGAAATATTCTACTGATCCAATAGACAATAAATGCGATTGTTATGCATGCCAAAATCATACAAGAGGGTATATACATCACCTTATTAGAAAAGATGAAATTTTAGGAAAAATTTTATTAAGTATTCATAATTTAAGATTTTTAATAAATTTTGTAAAAGAAGTTAGAAAAGCTATTGAAGAAGACAGATTTATACAATTTAAAGAAGAATTCCTTTCAAATCCTAATAATATATATTAA
- a CDS encoding MFS transporter, producing the protein MQKELKLYFFNNAILAYSFITILISPMFANKLGLSVLEAGMVFSTVYGIQALLTIIMGHYFERKSPNIGLAIGRILFAIGNVILALAFNSYLYLIAQILIGSFDVFAPLISMYERAIVPPSQRNKFYSYLILISEGIKILLFLPMIFFIDYDNTTIAFYRNIFISVSAFNLIYAFVILKILPFVNSGSDLHEDHIKIHKPNLRKFITVMINQILFFANFGFGSYLIISYFVKETLNGDAKVMIIYEIIFSSTVLSSMFWKKKIKISNENSLILGMFIMSFFYILLLFNNWTTFYLSHVVLAIGFVFWFSSKEPLKQEFAPKNFGRYEGFFNGFNLFSKIFTPGLAGFIASKYSYNTVFFISFFVLLFNTIITYFGLKKGA; encoded by the coding sequence ATGCAAAAAGAATTAAAGCTCTATTTTTTTAATAATGCTATTTTAGCATATTCATTTATAACAATATTAATATCCCCAATGTTTGCAAATAAATTAGGGTTAAGTGTTTTAGAAGCGGGGATGGTATTTTCTACAGTTTATGGAATTCAAGCATTGTTAACAATAATTATGGGGCATTATTTTGAAAGAAAATCTCCTAATATTGGATTAGCAATTGGGAGAATATTATTTGCTATAGGAAATGTAATATTAGCATTAGCTTTTAATTCCTATCTTTATCTAATAGCACAAATATTAATTGGAAGCTTCGATGTATTTGCTCCGTTAATAAGCATGTATGAAAGAGCAATTGTGCCTCCATCTCAAAGGAATAAATTTTATTCTTATTTAATATTGATTTCAGAAGGAATAAAAATATTATTATTTTTGCCTATGATATTTTTTATAGATTATGATAATACTACAATTGCATTTTATAGAAATATATTTATTTCAGTATCTGCTTTTAATTTAATATACGCATTTGTAATATTAAAAATATTACCTTTTGTTAATAGTGGCAGTGATTTGCATGAAGATCACATTAAAATACATAAACCTAATTTAAGAAAATTTATTACTGTAATGATTAATCAAATATTATTTTTTGCCAACTTTGGTTTTGGGAGTTATTTAATAATCTCTTATTTTGTAAAAGAAACTCTAAATGGTGATGCCAAAGTAATGATTATATATGAAATAATTTTTTCTTCAACTGTATTAAGTTCAATGTTTTGGAAAAAAAAGATAAAAATATCAAATGAAAACTCTTTAATATTAGGGATGTTTATTATGTCATTCTTTTATATATTGTTATTATTTAATAATTGGACCACTTTTTACCTTTCACATGTAGTTCTGGCTATAGGCTTTGTGTTTTGGTTTTCTTCAAAAGAACCATTAAAGCAAGAATTTGCTCCAAAAAATTTCGGTAGATATGAAGGTTTTTTTAATGGATTTAATCTTTTTTCAAAAATATTTACTCCAGGATTAGCCGGATTTATTGCATCTAAATATTCATATAATACAGTGTTTTTTATATCCTTTTTTGTTCTATTATTTAATACAATAATTACATATTTTGGTTTAAAAAAGGGAGCTTAG
- a CDS encoding cyclodeaminase/cyclohydrolase family protein → MIKEKKIIEFANELDSKTPTPGGGALAAICGSLAASLGGMVSRYSINKKGLEDYEKIIEEALENFLVCKERLLELADEDVNAYNKFREASKSKDNAQIEVAIKNSIETAFKIAKCGYGILNNSYVIAKYGNQNLLSDAIITGYYAWATMQSGLTLVKDNLNYLKDDEYKKTFLEDIKEFIIETDNLITKIRSLSDEKNHNYRRIFNV, encoded by the coding sequence ATGATAAAAGAGAAGAAAATAATAGAATTTGCTAATGAGCTAGATTCTAAAACGCCAACACCAGGAGGAGGCGCATTGGCTGCAATTTGTGGATCTCTTGCTGCTTCATTAGGTGGAATGGTTTCAAGATATTCAATAAATAAAAAAGGATTAGAAGATTATGAAAAAATTATTGAAGAAGCATTAGAAAATTTTCTTGTCTGTAAAGAAAGACTGTTAGAATTAGCAGATGAAGATGTTAATGCTTATAATAAATTTAGAGAAGCTTCAAAATCAAAAGATAATGCCCAAATTGAGGTAGCTATAAAAAATAGTATAGAAACAGCTTTTAAAATTGCAAAATGTGGATATGGTATATTAAATAACTCTTATGTAATCGCAAAATATGGTAATCAAAATTTATTATCCGACGCAATTATCACAGGATATTATGCATGGGCTACTATGCAATCTGGATTAACTCTGGTAAAAGATAATTTAAATTATTTAAAAGATGATGAATATAAAAAGACATTTCTAGAAGATATAAAAGAGTTCATCATTGAAACTGATAATTTAATAACCAAAATCAGAAGTTTAAGTGATGAAAAAAATCATAATTACAGGAGGATATTTAATGTTTGA
- a CDS encoding carbohydrate ABC transporter permease: MRLKWKTKEALIGYLFASPIILSIIVFTIYPIFAAFYYSFTDYNPLNARNLEVTFNPQESLEFHLGFFQNEVKSIDEIKDYFDLMTFIKSDVGINLDTKKENIIKDYFDTNKLLKDFIAGKLNKEMKISDFMSIYLKKGSSAFKHYIPNFLGLENFKKMFKDQYFKISLFNAFFYSIIVVPVQTFLAIVLAVAANSKIKGIKFFKATFFIPAITSSAAISMIFWMIYSRPGILNRLLSIFGFQPIAWLENPNTALPAIMIMNIWTTAGYFMVTFLAGLQDIPTSIYEAARIDGASPSKIFWRITVPMLRPQILFVMIMGTIGCMQVFDQIYFLIKNMRNITISYYIYKNAFEYGNMGYASALALVLFAIILFITILQRKFIHEEY; this comes from the coding sequence ATGCGTTTGAAATGGAAAACAAAAGAAGCTTTAATAGGATATCTCTTTGCATCACCTATTATTTTATCTATAATAGTATTTACTATATATCCTATATTTGCAGCATTTTATTATAGTTTTACTGATTATAATCCTTTAAATGCAAGAAATTTAGAAGTTACTTTTAATCCACAAGAATCACTGGAATTTCATCTTGGTTTTTTCCAAAATGAAGTTAAATCTATTGATGAAATAAAAGATTATTTTGATCTTATGACTTTTATTAAATCCGATGTTGGAATAAATTTGGATACAAAAAAAGAAAATATAATAAAAGATTATTTTGACACAAATAAATTATTAAAAGATTTTATAGCCGGAAAGTTAAATAAAGAGATGAAAATTTCTGATTTTATGTCTATTTATCTTAAAAAAGGGAGTTCTGCATTTAAGCATTATATTCCTAATTTTTTAGGTTTAGAAAATTTCAAAAAAATGTTTAAAGATCAATATTTTAAAATCTCACTATTTAATGCTTTTTTTTACTCTATAATTGTTGTTCCAGTTCAAACATTTTTAGCAATAGTTTTAGCAGTAGCTGCTAATTCAAAAATAAAAGGTATAAAATTTTTTAAAGCTACTTTTTTCATTCCAGCAATTACTTCATCAGCTGCGATATCAATGATTTTCTGGATGATATATTCTCGTCCAGGAATTTTAAATAGATTATTATCGATATTTGGATTTCAACCAATTGCATGGTTAGAAAATCCTAACACGGCGTTACCTGCCATTATGATTATGAATATATGGACAACCGCAGGATATTTTATGGTTACATTTTTGGCGGGGTTACAGGATATACCAACATCTATATATGAAGCAGCAAGAATTGATGGTGCTTCTCCTTCAAAGATTTTCTGGAGAATTACTGTTCCAATGCTTAGACCTCAAATATTATTTGTAATGATAATGGGAACTATTGGTTGTATGCAGGTTTTTGACCAAATATATTTTTTAATAAAAAATATGAGAAATATTACAATTTCTTATTATATATACAAAAATGCATTTGAATATGGAAATATGGGATATGCTTCAGCTTTGGCTTTAGTGTTATTTGCTATTATTTTATTTATAACTATTTTACAAAGAAAGTTTATTCATGAAGAATACTGA
- a CDS encoding ABC transporter substrate-binding protein: protein MKKVWMVLLTMVIVSTLFAVTTIKISGWPGNPDEESAIKAGVEEFNSTHKDIQVVWEPIPGNYLETLKTRLSAGTAPDIFYVDVYFFQEFASKNVLLPLDLYIKRDKFDLNAYFPSLVNAFKYNNRVYGIAKDFSTLALYYNKEIFDKYGVPYPTNNDTWFDLLDKALQLKRKGFETPMVLAADFNRVIPFILGAGGKLVDENLNTALDEPASKFGLKFYIDLVTKYGVAVEPQTVGAGWIGEALGKEKVAMGMSGPWSLGFLKGSYPDVYKKMGVVEMPSLIKKSTMVYTVSWSINKESRNKSAAWEVLKFLVTRGQEIFVEKAGVLASRKDLASKDKDPMKIPFYKGAEYAQPWSVPTPTGIFSIANDQINSRLKDLFYNKITLDEALKQIKENYPQWISGK from the coding sequence ATGAAAAAAGTATGGATGGTTTTATTAACTATGGTTATTGTTTCTACTCTATTTGCTGTAACAACTATAAAGATTTCTGGATGGCCAGGTAACCCTGATGAAGAGTCAGCTATTAAGGCGGGGGTTGAGGAATTTAATTCTACTCATAAAGACATTCAAGTAGTATGGGAACCAATCCCGGGAAATTATCTGGAAACATTAAAAACACGATTATCTGCGGGAACAGCACCTGATATTTTCTATGTTGATGTATACTTTTTCCAGGAATTTGCTTCAAAGAATGTATTACTGCCATTGGATCTATATATAAAAAGAGACAAATTCGATCTTAATGCATATTTTCCATCACTTGTTAATGCTTTCAAATATAATAATAGGGTATATGGTATTGCAAAAGATTTTTCAACATTAGCTTTGTATTACAATAAAGAAATATTTGATAAATATGGAGTTCCATATCCTACAAATAATGATACATGGTTTGATTTATTAGATAAGGCATTACAATTAAAAAGAAAAGGATTCGAAACTCCTATGGTTTTAGCAGCAGATTTTAATAGAGTAATACCTTTTATTTTAGGAGCAGGTGGAAAATTAGTTGATGAGAATTTAAATACTGCTTTAGATGAACCCGCATCCAAATTTGGACTTAAGTTTTATATAGATTTAGTAACCAAGTATGGAGTTGCTGTTGAACCACAAACTGTAGGTGCTGGATGGATTGGTGAAGCTTTAGGAAAAGAAAAAGTTGCTATGGGAATGTCTGGTCCATGGTCATTAGGATTTTTAAAAGGGTCTTATCCTGATGTATATAAGAAAATGGGAGTTGTAGAAATGCCTTCTCTAATTAAAAAATCTACTATGGTTTATACAGTTTCTTGGTCTATTAATAAAGAATCCAGAAATAAATCTGCAGCCTGGGAAGTATTAAAATTTTTAGTAACAAGAGGTCAGGAGATTTTTGTTGAGAAAGCTGGTGTTTTGGCATCAAGAAAAGATTTAGCCTCAAAAGATAAGGATCCTATGAAAATACCTTTTTATAAAGGTGCTGAATATGCTCAACCATGGAGTGTTCCAACGCCAACTGGTATTTTCTCTATAGCTAATGATCAGATTAATTCAAGATTGAAAGACTTATTCTATAATAAAATTACATTAGACGAAGCATTAAAACAAATAAAAGAAAATTATCCTCAATGGATTAGTGGAAAATAA